Below is a window of Impatiens glandulifera chromosome 2, dImpGla2.1, whole genome shotgun sequence DNA.
CAATTAAGTCTATCTTTAGAGTGatcatcaacaacaacttgtttgttaagtttttttaaataaaaattatttaaattgttcatACAATTTGacatttagataattaattttgtttattttgatttagtaTATGTTATTTtgcattatttattaattacttgtttgatatttaacTCCCAGATAAATTTACTAAGATTTTACTTCCatacaaaacaaatattatcttaaataaattgattGTTTAACTTCACTTTGTCTCAAAATACACCAAATTTGACCATGAAtactacaaaaaaaattaatttttttatatttttttataaggaataaaatcatattaaaatattatatgatgGGTTTTTGAATAGAGCAGCCTCAAGGCAGAggattaaaaacaaatatatatatatataataataatgtctaGAAAAGAAAAAGTAGATATCGATAATAATATCTTCTTTCGGGGAGAAGAGaaggaaaagaagaataaaTCCAATAATACGAATTAAGACACGTGGCAGTTAGTGATGGAGGAAGACCATCTGGATTCCTTGTCACCGCCCCCTCTCTATCTCTATCTATATCTCTTTCTCAATATCTCATCTAATCTTTGCTCTCCATTTGCGGGACCACCTGTAACACAACATTTTCATTTCTTGTTACAAAACCCaaatatctatctatctatctatgaaaagataataatatctatatctatatatataattaatatgaaaactCCAACTTATAAAATAGGTCCTTCAAAATTTCCAAATTagagtaattaattaatgttagagTAAATAAGATCATATCTCTCAATCAATCAATAGTGAGTTCATGAATCATGTCTCCGTCTAgctactaattattataatattaataaaatgtaatgtaacttaataaataaataaattaattaaaggagGATGAAAAAGCAATTAATATTAACCTGATCTTGAGATGAgatattattattgttcttgATCAATtcggatgatgatgatggccTTCTGTTCCTCCTCTCATAGCTTCGATCCACAAccccttttatatatataataaataaataaattaattaattaggtaaacaataataatatctaatatatgaTCGGTGTGTTTGTtacaaaatatcttattaaataacaatttgaAACATAATATTCCGGCCACCGCCGTAACGAACCCTAGCTAggtttacattttaattattatacagttgttaattaataataataattacctGAAGTGGAATGCCTTCGTCTTCTttcgttgttgttgttgttattattattattattaatatttttcttcatgtcAAGGGTTGAATCTGACGTGTCAGGCAAATCGCGATCGAGGCGAAGATTAACGTCGCCGCCACCTCCAAACGCCGCCCTAACAAACGAAGCCTCCATGGAATTCAAATAATGGATGTGTTTTTCATTTGTCCAAGAGAACGCATTTGATTCCCAGCTCCCTTTCTTCCCGCCACCGCCGCCGCCGACGTCCATTTCTCCGGCCGGCGATTTGGATTTACAACTTGATTGATAAAATGAAATCTTTtcacaaaaaaatgaaataaaaaagggGCGTTTGTATTGGAGGAGGGGTTTTATTTAGTTCtttcgatatatatatatatgaaaatatttaagagGATGAATTTTAAGAGTGTTGCGTCAACCAACAATTTTCAGTTTCGAGAGTACGCTAGAAACGTCTACTCGCTTTACTTTTACTGCATAAGTCAAATATCTAATTGGATGGGTTTGGCGAGTGAAGATCACTTGAATATAAAGCGCGTGTATTAGAGATTGGTTGGCgtgaaaatatctaaagggcTCTATGGGAAGATAATTAGTTGTAAATCACATGAGCAAAGATATTTTTTTCTGCCCTAAAGAGTCAAAGATTCCTacaccttttttttttctttttcttttttaattttgttttaagacCATAATAATGccttttgttttcttaattatttgatatagatatttaatttttcagtCTAAGAAATtgctaaaatattttaaataataagaaactgtttaaaaaatatatttattaaagttttctTTTTCCTGTAAGGTTTAATTTTTGGAAAAGTATACCATTTCATTGTGGCCCATTCAAATCAACATAACGCACAGAATAAGTGggctcaaattttttttaatgtaactACAAAAATTTGTccacaatattaatttagatatcacacattaatttttatagtatatatatatagttaacttataaattattttaataatatatatagttaatattataataatatattttttaatatatacaatctaaacaaatatcatctcaaattaattagaCTATTCTAACAATAATGTcaagttaattaaattatttcaaaatttgtgTCAaagatttaatataatataaaataaaaattgtcatGTATTAACCATTGtcatatattataacttataattgaattttaaataatataataaatataaaatacatgactATGATtgtaattaaacatatttaagtaaattataatataaataataagttattcatacttatttatactaaaatatcaggaaaatagataatatgatcaataattaaatatttttaaaaatatgtcaaacattttttttataaaaaattaattctcattaaattaaaatggaagttacatattaaaaattaatttataaataatataaaataacgtctaaataaatcaaaatcaataattaatgaTCCTgatattaaattacataaacaatttataagaataaaatatcttGATAGTAATCACtctcaaatataataatttataattgtgtttaaatctttaaaaatataacaaaaataatttataattttcaatgaaacaaaatcattaatgatcacttaaaattattctcttaaatttattatttaaatttataattttataaatatataattattaatatgacaTGTCAGCTGACCCTATACTAATATAAGAGTTACTCATTATCATTTAGACTTacatcaaaattctattttggAGAACagtgataaattaaaatgtcaCTGAATTCTAAACTCATGAAATGTAACACTCGTAGtacccaaaaaaaatacaaagtgGAAACATTTACTACACACCTGAAATATTTACTTACCgcaatatattaaaaagatgATTAATGATTTCAAAAGTAATAATATGAGAAAGAGAGTAACtcattatcatttattttaataattaactttaactatatattatctatattattaattaaaatattggtttgacatgacttattatgatattttaagtgtcaaaataatttattaggaTAGTTTAAGtgtctcatttttttttctggttcgatttttattaagaaaaatattagttcaacgtatcaaactttataaattaattatttttgtctaAGTTCGATTCTCATTCAGAAAAAAATAATCGGTTTACAtgttaactttataaattaaaaaaatatataaatctgttcaaaatgttaaattgtagaaaataaaatatcgatTGGACATGTTAAGTTCctaacttaacaaaaaaaaaaaaaaaatataagttccaAAGATTAACttaaaattctttttaaaaatattcatcattttaacttttctaaattaaagggaaaaaaatcaaattccagttaaatgataaaataataaaatacttttattaaaaaataataattattaaaaatataattatgagctacaagatgaaattataaaataatattgaaattcaaattttaattttaatttttaatttgaaatggtGGATATTTAGACGAGTTATTATCCGATTATTactaaacttaaaaattaaaattacacttttaattttaattataattctatgATTATCATACACCCTTAGATTTGAACTCAAATCCATTcagataaaacaaaaacaaacaattcTTTAATATCTTCTCATCCGCACTGGACGTTGGaggtattaattaattgtttttgtaaactttcaattattattataagtagtTTATGAATACTAAACTCCCTCTCTCATCAATCATATCGTCTAATCAATTAAACTCGATactaatttagaaataaaacataactCAATTACTTACAATTAAATGATTAATGTCATAATCAAACATTGTGAGTTGTGACATTCAACATGAAAACAGAAAAAGAACAAAACAATATCTCTGCCAACTTTTTTATAATGGATGATAGATAGTTATCCAGCCAGTTGTTCTAAagctttgattttttattattgttggaTCTCTCCTCACCTCAACAAACTTTGTCTTCTTGATATAAATATTCACTTGGCATTCAAAGTGAAGGTATACACATacagaataatattataatttaatacgATGTTATCTTCCAAAGGAAGCAAAGccaatagttttaatttattttaaataaaagtctGAGCAAGCATCATGTGAACTACAAGCAACACAACAAATgaaaagtataataaattatatatatttaaataatgtactttaatttgtcttctttttttttgttcacTGAAGGATCTaggctagctagctagctagccaGCTAGTAATAACAGTACCTAATCATTGCTATCGATGGTTTGATTCCAGATTTGATGGGGTCTAATTCTAGTCTAATTCCAGCGTTACGAAGTTTTCAATTTTAATCTATCTatcatttgattaattaataactcaTCTATATATGACTTTTaccacttttattttttttctttctaaagtTCAATCCAACTTTTGTTTATTGGGGATCAAtgcaaaatttattaatttctcttcttttaaagtttgaaacaatttaattaattatgtcatCCCAAAGTTTTTGGCAATTTtgttgaaagaagaaaaatctCATTACAATGGTTGGAACAATAAATTTCAGAattcttatataataaaagtaaaaatcaaaaatatcaaaGAGAATTAAAAAAGGGTACCTCCATGCTCCAAAGAGCTTAGATACATTAATTGGAAACTCAATTCTTAGACTAGTTAGGGTTTTACCTTCGCATTCGGTTTGCATCAAAATTCTACTTATATGGTCACGTCGTCATCATAAATCTCTCCCAACAAGAAAAAATATCATGGTCACGTCGTAATTGATAGGGTCGCTACTTATCTTGATAAAGTAATTTTAACTAGCAAATACATGGTCCCTAGCTAAAATAtgtctaattaaatatttgttatgaaaagataagtaattaaattattgaatacaAAGATGGAAAATATCAACATGACTTGCTTGTATACTAGCCTGATCTATAATCTATTAATATTCCCATTAAAATCTGAAA
It encodes the following:
- the LOC124927475 gene encoding skp1-protein-hydroxyproline N-acetylglucosaminyltransferase-like, whose product is MDVGGGGGGKKGSWESNAFSWTNEKHIHYLNSMEASFVRAAFGGGGDVNLRLDRDLPDTSDSTLDMKKNINNNNNNNNNNERRRRHSTSGVVDRSYERRNRRPSSSSELIKNNNNISSQDQVVPQMESKD